A genomic segment from Hippoglossus stenolepis isolate QCI-W04-F060 chromosome 3, HSTE1.2, whole genome shotgun sequence encodes:
- the tpra1 gene encoding transmembrane protein adipocyte-associated 1 homolog isoform X1 has protein sequence MSERNYPEQPCFLSVIDVLIGYRDFSDTMLATVTAVVRFAQYNGSVTPTPFENTSAFTTWKPGPEENITRPHKCLQVLYEDIGNSRVRFWDILLLVPNVAFFVFLMWKLPSARAKIRLTSSPIFVTFYLLVFVVAAVGITRAIVSMTVSASSAATIIDKVLWEITRFFLLAIELSVVILGLAFGHLESKSSIKRVLAITAVLALGYSITQGTLEILYPDSHLSAEDFNIYGHGGRHFWLASSIFFFLVYSLIVILPKTPIRDRISLPSKRSFYVYAAILSLLNLVQGLGSALLCAEIIEGLCCVDVTTFLYFSTFAPLIYVTFLKGFFGSEPKILFSYKSQVDEPDESDVHLPPTVATALGRKEMTDQGLFYSSTQIDGSGPGSSRMVGAHLDDVASGPYGSSSINSIEADRWRPINA, from the exons ATGAGTGAACGAAACTATCCGGAACAGCCATGTTTCCTATCGGTGATCGATGTGCTGATCGGTTACAGAGACT TCTCCGACACCATGCTAGCCACAGTGACAGCTGTGGTTAGGTTTGCTCAATACAATGGCAGTGTTACACCCACACCCTTTGAGAACACTTCAGCATTCACCACCTGGAAACCCGGtcctgaagaaaacatcaccaggcCTCACAAATGTCTGCAAGTTCTGTACGAGGACATCGGGAACTCCAG GGTTCGGTTCTGGGACATTTTACTGCTCGTGCCTAATGTGGCCTTCTTTGTCTTCCTGATGTGGAAGCTGCCCTCGGCCAGGGCAAAGATTCGACTCACCTCTAGCCCCATCTTTGTCACCTTTTACTTGCTG GTTTTTGTCGTAGCAGCAGTTGGAATCACCCGGGCCATAGTGTCCATGACTGTCAGTGCATCCAGTGCTGCCACCATCATAGACAAA GTGCTGTGGGAAATCACCCGATTCTTCTTGTTGGCTATTGAGCTCAGCGTTGTGATCTTGGGACTCGCTTTCG gTCACCTGGAGAGCAAATCCAGCATAAAGCGTGTGCTGGCTATCACTGCTGTGCTCGCTCTGGGCTACTCCATCACACAG GGCACACTAGAGATCCTCTATCCGGACAGTCACCTCTCTGCTGAGGACTTCAACATCTACGGCCACGGAGGACGCCACTTCTGGTTGGCCAgttccatcttcttcttcctg GTGTACTCTTTGATTGTGATCTTGCCTAAAACTCCAATAAGGGACAGGATATCTCTGCCAT CGAAGAGGAGTTTCTACGTGTATGCTGCCATCCTGTCCTTACTGAACCTGGTCCAGGGCCTGGGCAGCGCTCTGCTCTGTGCTGAAATCATAGAGGGACTCTG CTGTGTGGATGTCACCACCTTCCTGTATTTCTCCACATTCGCTCCGCTCATCTATGTCACATTCCTCAAAGGCTTCTTTGG CTCAGAACCGAAGATCCTGTTTTCCTACAAGTCGCAGGTAGATGAGCCGGACGAAAGCGACGTCCACCTTCCCCCCACAGTGGCTACAGCTCTTGGTCGTAAGGAGATGACCGACCAGGGCCTGTTCTACTCCTCTACACAGATCGATGGCTCTGGTCCCGGCAGCTCTCGCATGGTGGGAGCACACCTGGACGATGTTGCCTCTGGACCCTACGGCTCCAGCAGCATTAACAGCATTGAAGCTGACCGCTGGAGACCTATCAATGCGtga
- the tpra1 gene encoding transmembrane protein adipocyte-associated 1 homolog isoform X2, whose amino-acid sequence MQNTFSDTMLATVTAVVRFAQYNGSVTPTPFENTSAFTTWKPGPEENITRPHKCLQVLYEDIGNSRVRFWDILLLVPNVAFFVFLMWKLPSARAKIRLTSSPIFVTFYLLVFVVAAVGITRAIVSMTVSASSAATIIDKVLWEITRFFLLAIELSVVILGLAFGHLESKSSIKRVLAITAVLALGYSITQGTLEILYPDSHLSAEDFNIYGHGGRHFWLASSIFFFLVYSLIVILPKTPIRDRISLPSKRSFYVYAAILSLLNLVQGLGSALLCAEIIEGLCCVDVTTFLYFSTFAPLIYVTFLKGFFGSEPKILFSYKSQVDEPDESDVHLPPTVATALGRKEMTDQGLFYSSTQIDGSGPGSSRMVGAHLDDVASGPYGSSSINSIEADRWRPINA is encoded by the exons ATGCAGAATACGT TCTCCGACACCATGCTAGCCACAGTGACAGCTGTGGTTAGGTTTGCTCAATACAATGGCAGTGTTACACCCACACCCTTTGAGAACACTTCAGCATTCACCACCTGGAAACCCGGtcctgaagaaaacatcaccaggcCTCACAAATGTCTGCAAGTTCTGTACGAGGACATCGGGAACTCCAG GGTTCGGTTCTGGGACATTTTACTGCTCGTGCCTAATGTGGCCTTCTTTGTCTTCCTGATGTGGAAGCTGCCCTCGGCCAGGGCAAAGATTCGACTCACCTCTAGCCCCATCTTTGTCACCTTTTACTTGCTG GTTTTTGTCGTAGCAGCAGTTGGAATCACCCGGGCCATAGTGTCCATGACTGTCAGTGCATCCAGTGCTGCCACCATCATAGACAAA GTGCTGTGGGAAATCACCCGATTCTTCTTGTTGGCTATTGAGCTCAGCGTTGTGATCTTGGGACTCGCTTTCG gTCACCTGGAGAGCAAATCCAGCATAAAGCGTGTGCTGGCTATCACTGCTGTGCTCGCTCTGGGCTACTCCATCACACAG GGCACACTAGAGATCCTCTATCCGGACAGTCACCTCTCTGCTGAGGACTTCAACATCTACGGCCACGGAGGACGCCACTTCTGGTTGGCCAgttccatcttcttcttcctg GTGTACTCTTTGATTGTGATCTTGCCTAAAACTCCAATAAGGGACAGGATATCTCTGCCAT CGAAGAGGAGTTTCTACGTGTATGCTGCCATCCTGTCCTTACTGAACCTGGTCCAGGGCCTGGGCAGCGCTCTGCTCTGTGCTGAAATCATAGAGGGACTCTG CTGTGTGGATGTCACCACCTTCCTGTATTTCTCCACATTCGCTCCGCTCATCTATGTCACATTCCTCAAAGGCTTCTTTGG CTCAGAACCGAAGATCCTGTTTTCCTACAAGTCGCAGGTAGATGAGCCGGACGAAAGCGACGTCCACCTTCCCCCCACAGTGGCTACAGCTCTTGGTCGTAAGGAGATGACCGACCAGGGCCTGTTCTACTCCTCTACACAGATCGATGGCTCTGGTCCCGGCAGCTCTCGCATGGTGGGAGCACACCTGGACGATGTTGCCTCTGGACCCTACGGCTCCAGCAGCATTAACAGCATTGAAGCTGACCGCTGGAGACCTATCAATGCGtga
- the tpra1 gene encoding transmembrane protein adipocyte-associated 1 homolog isoform X3, with product MLATVTAVVRFAQYNGSVTPTPFENTSAFTTWKPGPEENITRPHKCLQVLYEDIGNSRVRFWDILLLVPNVAFFVFLMWKLPSARAKIRLTSSPIFVTFYLLVFVVAAVGITRAIVSMTVSASSAATIIDKVLWEITRFFLLAIELSVVILGLAFGHLESKSSIKRVLAITAVLALGYSITQGTLEILYPDSHLSAEDFNIYGHGGRHFWLASSIFFFLVYSLIVILPKTPIRDRISLPSKRSFYVYAAILSLLNLVQGLGSALLCAEIIEGLCCVDVTTFLYFSTFAPLIYVTFLKGFFGSEPKILFSYKSQVDEPDESDVHLPPTVATALGRKEMTDQGLFYSSTQIDGSGPGSSRMVGAHLDDVASGPYGSSSINSIEADRWRPINA from the exons ATGCTAGCCACAGTGACAGCTGTGGTTAGGTTTGCTCAATACAATGGCAGTGTTACACCCACACCCTTTGAGAACACTTCAGCATTCACCACCTGGAAACCCGGtcctgaagaaaacatcaccaggcCTCACAAATGTCTGCAAGTTCTGTACGAGGACATCGGGAACTCCAG GGTTCGGTTCTGGGACATTTTACTGCTCGTGCCTAATGTGGCCTTCTTTGTCTTCCTGATGTGGAAGCTGCCCTCGGCCAGGGCAAAGATTCGACTCACCTCTAGCCCCATCTTTGTCACCTTTTACTTGCTG GTTTTTGTCGTAGCAGCAGTTGGAATCACCCGGGCCATAGTGTCCATGACTGTCAGTGCATCCAGTGCTGCCACCATCATAGACAAA GTGCTGTGGGAAATCACCCGATTCTTCTTGTTGGCTATTGAGCTCAGCGTTGTGATCTTGGGACTCGCTTTCG gTCACCTGGAGAGCAAATCCAGCATAAAGCGTGTGCTGGCTATCACTGCTGTGCTCGCTCTGGGCTACTCCATCACACAG GGCACACTAGAGATCCTCTATCCGGACAGTCACCTCTCTGCTGAGGACTTCAACATCTACGGCCACGGAGGACGCCACTTCTGGTTGGCCAgttccatcttcttcttcctg GTGTACTCTTTGATTGTGATCTTGCCTAAAACTCCAATAAGGGACAGGATATCTCTGCCAT CGAAGAGGAGTTTCTACGTGTATGCTGCCATCCTGTCCTTACTGAACCTGGTCCAGGGCCTGGGCAGCGCTCTGCTCTGTGCTGAAATCATAGAGGGACTCTG CTGTGTGGATGTCACCACCTTCCTGTATTTCTCCACATTCGCTCCGCTCATCTATGTCACATTCCTCAAAGGCTTCTTTGG CTCAGAACCGAAGATCCTGTTTTCCTACAAGTCGCAGGTAGATGAGCCGGACGAAAGCGACGTCCACCTTCCCCCCACAGTGGCTACAGCTCTTGGTCGTAAGGAGATGACCGACCAGGGCCTGTTCTACTCCTCTACACAGATCGATGGCTCTGGTCCCGGCAGCTCTCGCATGGTGGGAGCACACCTGGACGATGTTGCCTCTGGACCCTACGGCTCCAGCAGCATTAACAGCATTGAAGCTGACCGCTGGAGACCTATCAATGCGtga